A part of Mesoplodon densirostris isolate mMesDen1 chromosome 10, mMesDen1 primary haplotype, whole genome shotgun sequence genomic DNA contains:
- the RNF39 gene encoding RING finger protein 39 isoform X2 gives MEASELLGRGLVQRLEQLATCPLCGGPFEDPVLLVCEHSFCRACLDRRWGTPPAPGPEAPPTACPCCGQPCPRRSLRSNVRLAVEVRISRGLREKLADPGARAGKRRGGRVPTMGCLDPHGEGTKKTWRRFDAPTPKSSNSEDDLSEDYPVVKKMLHRLTADLTLDPGTAHRRLLVSADRRSVRLAPPGTPAPRDGPARFDQLLAVLGAQGFGAGRHCWEVEIADTASRGDSSGEDEDDGESRYALGAAGESVRRKGRAPGPLGERVFPLLCTRDPRVPLCLVPAEG, from the exons ATGGAGGCATCCGAGCTGCTGGGCCGGGGGCTGGTGCAGCGCCTGGAGCAGCTAGCGACGTGCCCGCTGTGCGGGGGCCCCTTCGAGGACCCGGTGCTCCTGGTGTGTGAGCACAGCTTCTGCCGCGCGTGCCTGGACCGCCGTTGGGGGACCCCGCCGGCCCCCGGCCCCGAGGCGCCCCCCACCGCCTGCCCGTGCTGCGGCCAGCCGTGCCCCCGCCGCAGCCTGAGGTCTAACGTGCGGCTGGCGGTGGAAGTGCGAATCAGCCGCGGGCTGCGGGAGAAGCTGGCCGACCCCGGGGCCCGAGCTGGGAAACGCCGAGGGGGCCGCGTCCCCACCATGGGCTGCCTGGACCCGCACGGAGAG GGTACGAAGAAGACATGGAGAAG GTTTGATGCCCCAACTCCCAAGTCATCTAACTCAGAGGACGATCTCTCTGAAGATTACCCAGTGGTCAAAAAGATGCTTCATAGGCTGACAG CCGACCTGACGCTGGATCCTGGCACCGCTCACCGCCGCTTGCTGGTCTCCGCGGACCGCCGCAGCGTCCGACTGGCCCCACCGGGGACACCCGCACCCCGCGACGGCCCGGCGCGCTTCGATCAGCTCCTGGCGGTGCTGGGCGCGCAGGGCTTCGGGGCTGGCCGCCACTGCTGGGAGGTGGAGATCGCGGACACCGCCTCCCGCGGAGACTCTTCCGGGGAGGATGAGGACGACGGGGAGAGCCGCTATGCTCTGGGCGCGGCCGGGGAGTCAGTGCGACGCAAGGGCAGA GCGCCCGGTCCCCTGGGTGAGCGCGTCTTCCCGCTGCTGTGCACCCGCGACCCCCGCGTCCCCCTCTGCCTCGTGCCAGCGGAAGGCTGA
- the RNF39 gene encoding RING finger protein 39 isoform X1, which translates to MREAERGAATQPAAEALSHLRSPKVVPMVAEGTAPGRWLPMEASELLGRGLVQRLEQLATCPLCGGPFEDPVLLVCEHSFCRACLDRRWGTPPAPGPEAPPTACPCCGQPCPRRSLRSNVRLAVEVRISRGLREKLADPGARAGKRRGGRVPTMGCLDPHGEGTKKTWRRFDAPTPKSSNSEDDLSEDYPVVKKMLHRLTADLTLDPGTAHRRLLVSADRRSVRLAPPGTPAPRDGPARFDQLLAVLGAQGFGAGRHCWEVEIADTASRGDSSGEDEDDGESRYALGAAGESVRRKGRVGLCPAGAVWAVEGRGGRLWALTSPEPTPLGGAGPQPRRIRVDLDWERGRVAFYDGRSLDLLFAFQAPGPLGERVFPLLCTRDPRVPLCLVPAEG; encoded by the exons ATGCGGGAGGCGGAGAGAGGGGCAGCGACGCAACCAGCAGCAGAGGCGCTCAGCCACCTGCGTAGCCCGAAGGTGGTCCCGATGGTCGCGGAAGGGACGGCGCCCGGACGCTGGCTCCCCATGGAGGCATCCGAGCTGCTGGGCCGGGGGCTGGTGCAGCGCCTGGAGCAGCTAGCGACGTGCCCGCTGTGCGGGGGCCCCTTCGAGGACCCGGTGCTCCTGGTGTGTGAGCACAGCTTCTGCCGCGCGTGCCTGGACCGCCGTTGGGGGACCCCGCCGGCCCCCGGCCCCGAGGCGCCCCCCACCGCCTGCCCGTGCTGCGGCCAGCCGTGCCCCCGCCGCAGCCTGAGGTCTAACGTGCGGCTGGCGGTGGAAGTGCGAATCAGCCGCGGGCTGCGGGAGAAGCTGGCCGACCCCGGGGCCCGAGCTGGGAAACGCCGAGGGGGCCGCGTCCCCACCATGGGCTGCCTGGACCCGCACGGAGAG GGTACGAAGAAGACATGGAGAAG GTTTGATGCCCCAACTCCCAAGTCATCTAACTCAGAGGACGATCTCTCTGAAGATTACCCAGTGGTCAAAAAGATGCTTCATAGGCTGACAG CCGACCTGACGCTGGATCCTGGCACCGCTCACCGCCGCTTGCTGGTCTCCGCGGACCGCCGCAGCGTCCGACTGGCCCCACCGGGGACACCCGCACCCCGCGACGGCCCGGCGCGCTTCGATCAGCTCCTGGCGGTGCTGGGCGCGCAGGGCTTCGGGGCTGGCCGCCACTGCTGGGAGGTGGAGATCGCGGACACCGCCTCCCGCGGAGACTCTTCCGGGGAGGATGAGGACGACGGGGAGAGCCGCTATGCTCTGGGCGCGGCCGGGGAGTCAGTGCGACGCAAGGGCAGAGTAGGCCTATGTCCCGCGGGGGCTGTGTGGGCCGTGGAGGGTCGCGGCGGCCGCCTGTGGGCGCTCACGTCCCCGGAGCCCACCCCGCTGGGCGGCGCCGGGCCCCAGCCGCGGCGCATCCGCGTAGACTTGGACTGGGAGCGGGGCCGCGTGGCCTTCTACGACGGCCGTTCCCTGGACTTGCTCTTCGCCTTCCAGGCGCCCGGTCCCCTGGGTGAGCGCGTCTTCCCGCTGCTGTGCACCCGCGACCCCCGCGTCCCCCTCTGCCTCGTGCCAGCGGAAGGCTGA